The region CAAACGTACAAGGTAGGATACAAATTTATTACAAACTTTCCTTCTACTTTAAAATAACGTTTGACGACAAAAAATATTCGTAGCCACCAAAGAGAATTCAAACTAACTCTTTTATTTTCTAATACAACTTTTACTGGCACTCATCTTCATGTTCACTGTCCTCGAGCTCTTCTTCGCCGCTTGTGCTGCTGTGGAAGTCACTTTCAACAATGTTTTCAGTCAGAGTGTACTTTTCAGGGTACATGAAGGTGTAAAGAGATTCTGTGACTTCCTTCCTACCTACGTGTTCGACACGTAAACAGTCTCTAACTTCCTTCCTTCCTACATGTTCGACACGTAAATATAGTTTACATCAAGGAAAATGCGGCGTACGGGGTTGCATTCACTCATTATTTGGGTCAAAAGCCCTCactcgctcgttcgggttTTCACACAACTTGTGGATATTGCCCCGTAcgccgcactttctatgatGTAACCTATATTTACGCGTCCAACATCAGTTAATTTCGTCCACGTTTGTCTTCaatctgcacctgtcaatCTGCTTACgtaagaaattttctttgattttgattgggtAGGATGGGCTAGGtagtttattggctagtggcataCAGTGCTTAATTTGGCTGtttaactgtccgatttggcctgtccgattacaaatgtttgtaatccaacaggtcaaatcggacagtttgggCCCCGAAACAAccaattaagccataaataagggctgttaacaacgAATCATATTCCTGCCTTTTGTTATGGACACTTACTGTgataacacattttttttctccagctTCAAAGCGGTCCGGAATCCTCCTTAAACCAGATTAGCTAGGCGCGCGCGCTCCAGCGGTCCTGATTTTCCTATCCAGACCCTAAGAGCGGTCCACTTCGAAAATTTCCAACTTGACAAGTCTTTAAGCTCTTAGTAAAGGCCTTAAAAGTGTCGTAAAcaatgtaaaatgaaaatattttagaCTGAGTCAAACAACTATGAATTCCGATAACGAGAGCTATCATAGCAAACAACTATGGATTTAGATAACGAGAGCTGTCATAGCAAACAATTACGGTTTTCGATAACGAGAGCTATCTTGGCGAAAGTGAGTTTTGTTATCCTAACGAAGATTTAAGACATCTTAGGCCCTTTCAAAGCAACCCCGTTGTCAAAAATGAACACGTTCCTTGTCGGTTTAGGTCGGTCCGCATTGGGAACAACTGTGCCCTTGGTCTCGGTTATGTCTCTCGGCCTGCGGACTAGGCGGCCACGCATATAGACCTTTGGCACAGCTTTTCCACATATGGACCTCCCGGACGAAAAATGACATATTTCTTCCACCCAATAACAGTAAATGACTTGTAAAGATCCTTTCATTCAATACGTCTACCGACTTCACCTTCCCTTCGACAGATCTATCAGGACAAAAGGCAGattgttcaaaattttattcGCAACAATTCTTATAAAATCCTCTACAGTACAAAATGGTGGTAGCATAAAAATGACCCAAACAATTCACTTTGCACTCACTTTAGTTATTACTCTTTGATAAcacttttttaaaacaataaataatgtggtctcttttttcttttataaataATACGAGAATGGTCTCATGGAGACTCGTGCAAGCGAGTGACATCATAGCTTGGCTAATCCCTCCTCCAAAACCATTTAAAGAAGCTTGTAATTAGCATACTTTGAACACTATTGGCTGGGAGAAATTTTAATGGGAGTACCGTAACCGCGCAGTTTACTATGATACCTATTGCAAGCAGCAAAAACTGAAACACGACAACGAGCTCTGCTGTCGGCAAGCACGCCATCAAATACTATGATTACTTTGACAGGAGACAAGGTTATCAGTTCATCACCATGAGCCATCAAAGTTTCCTGCCAGCGTAAAACACTGTAAGCACAGAAAGCAAATACTAGATGACGTTTACATGGTAAGCGTCATCAAGGAAACAGAAGAAAATCGATGTGCTCCTCGCCTAAAAGTTTACGCGCTTGCGAGCCACAAAACTTTTTCTCCTTCAGAGAACCTCCTTATTAACGAACAGTTCATCTATCATTGCTCCAAACATTCGCTgccaaattccaaaaaaacagagaaggtacaaacaaaacaaaccacgTTACGCGTCACTAAATGaagattaaataaaataaaataaaaaaacgaaGACCATTTTAAGTACACAATACCGAAATTTCCTTTCATAAGATGAACGAGGGAATTAAGAACAAAGGACTTATGATTAAACATGAAAGTCCAGGAGCAATTACATAAAAGGCACTGAGGTGGTTTCCTCTACAAGACCCAAACTCGACGAACAAAGCATATATTAAGAACCATACAATTTGGAAATGGCGCTGTTGCCGAGCTCACGCCTACTCCGAGGTAGGAGACCATGAGGAGGTGACGCCCGAAGGATTCCAGATGCTGCTCCCCAAAGAACCTAGATGTTCAAACGAAGGCTGGATAGGTGAATCTTGTTTCTGCGGTGGCTGTACAGGGTACGACACAAATGAAGCCCCAGACGATGAAGGGAGGGGTTCGGCAGCGGAGCAAGGAGCATGATATCCACTTCCCCAGATGGAAGATACATCAGAGGGCGGTGCCCATCGCGCTTCCTGTGAACTAAACGGAGACTCCCTCCCTGAGCAGGGGCCCGACCAGTAAGAAGGCATCTGACTGAACAAAGCATCCACCGCATCAGCCTCGGAACTGGTAGGCTGCGCTTGGGCTACGGAAGGATACACGGACCATCCATCACTGTCGCCAGGGGATTGGCCAACATCCCAGATCTCTGCCATGGTTTTGTTGCTGGTAACCGCGCTGTCGTTCACTTTGCTTGCATCCAGGAAGTTCACCCAGTTGTTAGACTGCCACGTACTTTTTCCATTGAACTGTTCATCGGCAGGACGAGATGAGGCGCTGAACAAACTATCAGGGTTGCTGCAGCACCTATCAGCATTATTCCATGCAATGGAACGTCCATTCAGGAACCCTCTACTGTCTGACCAGCCCAAATCCTTAAAATCGTAGGGACGGACCTTCTCTTCTAACGAGACTGGCTGTTTTTTCAACGTGTTGCGGTGAAATGGTTGGTTCTCTAGCAGTGATGGACGGGAGGCCTGCAGATATGTTGAGGAAGTCACCCTATCAGGCCGCTCCCGCACAGGCCTCCGGGAACTGTCTGGAGGAACTGACCACGGGCTTCGTCGCGGGTTCCCAAGACCAAGTTCACCACTCGGCTTACTCGCACCTGAAAAcagtgaaattgaaattaagaGGTGACGTCTACCACAGCCAGCATGACAAATTCCGTGCAACTGGGAACTTGGTCTTAGCCGCATTTTCCGTAGGATAAATCATTATCCGCTGGATAACTCGAAAGGTTTTGGTAGTATTTACCCAATGGATAGTGTTTATCCACGGAGCCTGAAATGTTGGGCACATTCGTGGCTCAAAGGTGAGTATCACCCTCTTATCCAGTCCAACTACATGGCTACGGTggtctaaaaataataatatgccCGTCTGTGGTTTTTAGGAGAGGAACGTTACCTGCGGTAGTCCAAGGTGGAACCTGTCCGCCATCAAGAGGGATCGACTTGGTTCCCTTTACACGCACATTGCTTCCTTTGGCTCCAGCTGCCTTGACCTGCTCGCCACCACTAGAACTTTCACTACTGACCATGCTGCTGTAGCTGCTACTGCGGCTGCTGCCACTCGATAGAGACGAGGGGGCGGGAGATGATGAGTCTGAAGACAGCGTGCTAGACAGCGCTGAGGATTTAGTGTACGCCTTGCACTTGCTGAGGTCTTGTTCATCAAAACTGTTCTGTTTAGAAGAACCCTGCATGTTCTTGCCTAAGGCCAGTGACATGACAGCTGCGGCAATGGCATGCGGGGATGTTGCCCCTGGGTGCTGTCTTATTTCACTCGCCTTAGAACTATTCGGGCTGTTCGCATTGCTTGATTGCTTACTAGCAGTGTCCTGGTTCTTCAACGATACCTCTAAGTTCCTGGGTCTCCCAACACCACTTGTCAATTGCACCTCTCCCTTCTTGGCCTTGCCACCAGTCGTTTCCAAGGTGGCACTTTTATTTCTCTTTCCTTTGTCCTTCCCAGAATCAACTACCTCGGCAGTAGGCTTCGAGCTGGTCTGCGGCTCTTTGCTGCTAACAAGTTGTATGTTGGGTAGACTTCCCTGGCGTGTCCTGCTCACTACTTTTGTAAATTGTTGTGTTCTAACTTCTGATACACACTTGTCAGATGAACCATCACTGCAGCTATCGTCCGAAAATGTCCCTTCCTCGTCCCTGCTTTTCGCCGCCAAGTTACCTCTGATCTTTGGAGTCTtatctttctcttcttttttgctGACAGCTTTTAACTTTCTCTTTTGCTTTCCTTTACCTTCTTTAGTATCTTTCAAATCCTTTTTGGATGCCGAGTCCCACTTACTTGGAATGACTACACTTATGATCTCATCGTTGAGACTTTCAGGGCAGGATCTGTTTTTTCCTTCTGATTTTCTCGTCTCTTCCACCAACTTCTGTTCAGGTTTCTTTAATTCAGTGATCTTTCGATTTGAATTCCCTGACACATCCGTTACCACCCTTACAGATGCTGCATTCTTTGATTTGATATCTCTTGTAGCAGACAGCGTTTTATTCTCCAGTGGTGGAAAAGTTAACCGCCTGCCTTTCGAGACCGCTTGTTCAAGCGAGCATGCCGCAGTTTTAATGGATACTTCATTTTTCGTGCTCCTACTTCGCATTGCGTTAGTTTCATGCCGTGTTCCGCTTGCTGTTGcagttttaatattattattcgtTGACGAATTGTGCGCTAAACTTGCTACTGTGCTTTCACAAGATGAAGACGGTCGCTCTGATGTTAATGGTGTTGCTTCCCTGATGGcatcattttctcttttcggCTTCTTTTGTCCAGCGCTTGGTTCACCTCCAAAAGGAATCCTAACGAGAAAAGACGAACTAGGCATGAGACTGGCATTGCCTTAACATTCCCTGAAGCTAAAACCATGTTTCAGGGCCAACAGTCAAAACCTGTGAAGCTAACTTCCATTTTGACTCACGACCGACTTAAGACAGGTCtggttttatttttgatttcaaatcttaAACTGTGGGTGTTCAAAAGATTTGTATCGGTCGTGAGTCAAAATGAGAGAGAGTTTTGCACACTTCGCGAAACCCGTTTGGCACAATCGTGTTTAACTTCGAGGAGACAATGGAAAAAATTCAATCTGTTGAAAATGGTGAGATTTATCCAAGGAATGTAAAATATTCGAGTTTTAGCTCACTTTAAAGCCCCCGCTATTTgaaattagtataaatttactcgtagtctatggtgaatccgtgaatctgattggctatattactcgtagactatctgctgatagtctacagttgtgaatagccaatgaaaatcgttctcctatttattttgaccaatcacgaagctttaaatttcaaattgtgtatcacgaattttaaattgtatatcacgaagcttcagtgcacattgcacgcagtgtttgaaaccttgaattagaattgccgatgtaaacacaataaaacacttttaaccatttaaacgttactttacatttttatgcaatgagaccattgtaaatatatactaaaacaattagactactcgccctcgttttctacgagcgatagtcaactcggctgcgcctcgttgactatctgctcgtagaaaactcgggttcgtagtctaattgttaattagtatcacTCAACTAGTGGACtgatgcaaatcctgcattttgattggctacgctactataggtctattagtaatagtcatcgagtagcgaagttcgccggttttgtaaacctgtttatttcgttttattcctaaatttttttttgctgaatttattattgttattttctgtccgactagttgggtgatactaaaacaattagacccttcgccctcaagggccacggatcaatagccaattcggcttcgcctcatgggctattatcccgtagccctttcgagcaacgggtctaattgttaattagtactcttggaaatgattgtttcaattaaacaaaaatgagGGATGTTAGACAAACGAGGAAGCAGAATACCTCATTACATAACGTGACTCTTGCTCAGCTCTACAGTTTAGTCGTCACGAAGTGACCAGAACCCACACAGTAGTTAATGACGTTCTTAGGCTAAATGACACAACAAGACATGACGCCTATACAACGTTGCCTGGATCTCATTGTGCACTCCCTTATTCTGCTTCAAAGTAGCTCTATTAGGGCTTCTCAGATGTGCGGCATCGCTTCGCTTCGGAGAAATCAGTGGTGATCAACATCATAAACTTAATGTGATTACTGTCATTGCCATCACCGTACTACAAGTGATGTCTTACTTGTGTTTCTTGACTCCAGCAATTGCATTTAGATCGAAGACCGGTCCCCGCTCTTCCTCTTTCATCTGCAACAATTGCACTTCTGGATGTGAGAGAAACACGAGCCTGCGCGCCTCGGCGTAAGCAGCAATCATAATGACTAAGAATAGAACAGCCATAAGGACAGCGGCAACAATTTGAACTATTGGTTCCCAGGAATTACGGCCGAAGGCAGATGAACAAAGGGGGAGGAGGTGTGCAGGAATTGTCGCTACCAATGTGAACTCCATTACACGGCCAAGCGCGGTCGACACTTCCAGTTTGCGGGTAACTCTAGACATGGAGAAATCAGGCGTaaacctgaaaaaaacaaacataaataaaatttatgacGTCAGGGAGATCATGACAGTGAAATGTACCTTCTACAGTTAGAAAAAAGGCCTAAAAAAGTCCAAGCTTGAGCAGCACATGGACCCATTACTGAACCCTTTTGACCAACCCTAACCTTCAGGTTCGAGAGAACTGTACCTTTTTCCAGGGAGTGACACGGTCTGTGATTAAAGAATGAAACAGTATATGATACAAAACAGACAACACTTCTAACGCTGATGGCAACAGAAGCTACAGGTCATAAGGACCTGTAAACATGGATGTCTGCAAGTGCTCTCAGGTTTCCACTCAACCAAAAATAATAAGAGttcgtttaaaaaaattgaattcgtCTATTCTACGAAGAGgagttaaaaacaaacaaacacaaacaacaagtaaaacaaacaagtgtCAGTTAAACGTACGTGATTTCTATCTTCCTTGATGCATTTGGTTTAAGGATAAATGACTTGCAGTTCATTATTTTGAAACCATAACCTCCACATTCATAGCCACTGACAAGCAGTGAGCTGATAAAAACGGCTAGTTGACCCGGATTGGTGGCGGTGACTGTCTTCATAACAGATAAAGATGACAGAGGCCTTCCTCGAGGCGCTGCTCCTACCACAATAACAAAACATGGACAGGGTTAAGACCGAGAGAGACCTACAAAATGCACAGGATTTGACCAGTTAACATTCCTGAAGTAAGGTATACATTTATGCTTCAttgttaaaaatgaaataagtaAACACCAATtagttaacaaaaaaaaataccgtGCAGATTATTCCTGACACAAACAGGTTGAAGTCAGTGGTAACAGGCTATGAAGGCAAAGCTCGCTATTTCGTAGTTTTCGTGTAACAATGTCGCTTTCTTACACTCAATTTTCCTGTAGAACCAATTGTTTATGCGACGCGACAACATCCAAGATTGAAACAATGACAACCTTGAAAAACCAAACTTAAGTTTCCGATCtcggtgattttttttaatgagatCTTGGATAACAAACGACATCAAGTCAAAGTTGCTTGCAAAGTTTTGCGAACACTTTCGATCTTGGACATCTCTCTCAACACTAGGGTAGAAAACAATTACATACGTGAATGGAAAAGACGACACTAATTTCTGCTTAAGTATGGGAcctctcgtttttttttttaccaaacaGATGCAAATAAGGAAAAGTCAAGATTTGCGACAGCGTCGACCAAAAGAAGATGTCGTCGAATGACAACCTCTTGCTCTATAAATTCTTCTATTAGGGACTGGCTCTATGATACATGTCAATGCAAATCACGCAAAGGAACTGCATTCCGATTGCAAAACGAACTTTGCAGCTAGTGCGCATTGCTCTGCAACAACGTGACAAATCTTGTTTAGCCCGTTGTCACTAATAGAAAACCTGACAAAAGAGCCTCCATGACGTGACTCAAGTTTACTCACTATGACAATCCACCAGTTGACTCGGTTTGATCTCAAACAGAAGCGTACTATGGGACCCAGGTCTCTTGCCATTGAGGGTAAACTCGCCCCGAGCCCCTTGGCCCTGAACAACTATTCCATCTAAAACCGTAAGAttatttctgaaaagaaacgaaaaaaataattaaatgaaatgacaaggaaaaaattaagtgCAGTTAAAATACACAACAATCGGATCACGCGGATTGTAAAATGAGACACATCACTCTGTAACTCGCACTAATGCTACAAATGTTGCACGTTTACATAAGGAAATATCTATTATATATCTTGTTGCTCGTTCATGGGTAATAGAATTTAATGCATCTTCTTTCAATTACATTCATCGCTTCAGCCCTTCCCCCTTGCAAATGGATTGTGACGAGTGCCTGGACGACTTCGTGTGTAATTCGTGGTTAAGTTGAAGAGATCGGCAGCCATGAGGGTCTCTAATCACTTCGGGAATTCTTTGCCACTTTAAGCGATGGAAGCCAGACCTTCTTAATGGTAATTACAATTGCTGTTTTGGGAGCTACACATCCCTCCCTACCCGTCTAAGTTTTGATCGAACCCTTGAACCTGTTATCACGTGATTTAACACAGAAGCGAGGGGAGGCTAAGAAAAAACTTCAAGGGGTCCAAAATTAAGATAACCTAACCAAACAGTGGCTACGAATTTCAACCAGTTCACTGGAAATGCTCACCTTATAAGCATTAAAGAAGTTCTGAGCAGTTCATCTTTTGGTTCAAACTGCACTGGTATTCCTACAGCTGAACGTGGTTTGACGACAGCAACTAACGTACCAGGTGCAGGAGGTGTTCTGCTGTTTAACAACGACAGCGGAGGAATCAAGGAATCAGTCTGAGAATGGAAATGATAAAACGGGTTACATTAGGGCCATCTCTGCATGAGCTTGGGCTTAACATCTCACATACGAGCCGAGTCGCAAAGTGTACTACAGCGTCTCCATGATTAAAGAATTTTCCCTACTGTTTGACTAGAGCACTGGTTTTGGTTAGGGTTACGGAGACACTGATGTCTACACAATAACGAGtcttcattgaaaaaaaagttgatcaTCCACTTTTACCTCATTAGTTGGAATTGAGAAAGTACTTTCATCTGGATCGAATTCGTGAGTTTCTGAATCgaacctttaaaaaaaaaaacagcacaaAAATGCTAGTGATAAGAGTTTATAAACTCAATTATGACCTCGAATACACCAGagtcctttgaaaaaaaaacaaaacaaaacaaaaaacaaattaagtcTCATTATTAGACAACTTTCATTGTCATAAATTCCACTTACAGACTGACTATACAACCCATATCCTACCAGTTTTTCATTGcttatttctttcattgaacaGCTTatcgtgttttcagaagtgtCATTACCCTTTTTACAGTCTAATACAGGGCCCGAAATTGCGCCTTCCTGGTCGCCAATGTGGCAAAGATTTGAGTGCTGGCGACCAGAACTTCAGATCTGGTCGCCGGCAAGCAACTAACATTGCCACGGCTGACTATTATGTCCAGAGAAAGAGATTAAGAATAAAAATTCCAGACATTTGTCAACAGGCACTTAAATTCTGTTCAGTCGAtatctttaaaatgaaattaaaacgaGTTTCCCGACAACGAACTTCCATCTCTAATCAAAACAAATGAGAATATGCTGCCTAGCCACCATGTTttagtttattgtttttcaaatagaaatttgttattttggaGACCAAAAACTTGTCTTAAGCCGCCAGTTGTTCATTTTGCTTTATGCAGGTAGTTCTTTCAGCTGTGAAAATGGTTATTTATGGAACTGCACCCTTGAAATTATTAGCATAAGAacagagttcaattcccggaAGATTAGctggggacaccaacatgtCCTTCACATGAAACCAGGCCCTCACCTATCAGCAAGTATATCCCAGACGCCCTGAGGATACAAATTCAGAGGCACCACTTGAACTACAATGGGCACGTCTGCAGGATTTTGCAGCATGAAAACCTTGATAGAGGAGTTCCCAACGTGAGTGAGGGGAAATTGAACAGGTTTATCAAAGGTAAAGCTCGGCCATGAAAGTCTTGCTTCTGCGGGAATTTGAAAACCTTTGACTACATCTGTGTCGACCGTAAATGAAACATTAACTCtacaaagtaaacaaaataagGAAGCCACTAAATGAatcaacaaaaattacaatattcATGCTGCTGTTGAAGTCGTTTTGCTAACCAGTCAACCCTAACCCTTACACCCAGTACACCAAAAAGGATAACATCTATTACAGTTAACTCTGCAAGCAAGGCTTCTCTTGTTCAAggctgcatgcagacgaggctaatggtataagcctcgtttatgtgtcacaACCGCTGATAACTATTGTAACAGCTATGGCGCATGTATTTAGCCCCCCCACCCCGTTTTTCTCATGCTAAAGTTGGAGACTAGTTGAAGTCTAATGATAAAACCAAGCAAACACATAAATGATGATTTCAGCTACCATAACTTTGCACACTCaatattcaaaacaacaaaagattgGAACATACTTATTGTTTCCTGAACGTTCCAAAGAGGAGAACTTTTTCTGGTTCTTTTCAATGAAGTGGGCATCAAGTTCTCCCACATCCAGGGTCAATGCAAAACTGGACAGCCATTTCTCCTCTGGAAAAGACAACAACAGAATCTTTCATTAATAACAGCGCTACTGGcatagaattgcacacatgtAATGCAATTTGCTTTACGACATTGCAATTTTATGCAATTatagtttctccaaacccattgaaagcttatAGACATGGATCTCAATAGGTTCATTGCGTGTGTCATCAGTGTGGGGTCATAAAATAACATAAGCAAACTGGTTAGTAGAAATTGCATTACTTTGCTGGCTGTGTTGAAAATGCATACTTGCCGTGGTTCAAATTTCTCCTGGGTTTAAATTTCAGTTGCCTTT is a window of Acropora palmata chromosome 4, jaAcrPala1.3, whole genome shotgun sequence DNA encoding:
- the LOC141878834 gene encoding transmembrane protein 131-like, which produces MAGALGTILFAYIFLVFLVNHRISMMQCNPMSRPGAYQSDIGDMRFSGSHVQADGSHHYKREQPNIRHIRFEPSYLDFYEKSVGMPSIRTVSIINPHSEQALQLQSISGSTVHFHASFFQSKVVQPLGNTTFEIVFLARLVGNVENTLFIHTSKGVYPYQVFGVGAPNPYRLRPFLGARVPLNFSFSTLINMHNPFSSPLQVIEMYSSGGDLHLELPSGLEEAPQEHWEIPPYETKALMRVSFIGRIASNHTAFIRIKASLPAPLQELLILPVEVEVTSAPGLFSSADLVDFGTLRTMDEPKSIGLYLLNAGHKQVHISAITIEPPNSALSIGFTPTLLKPGSKYMKVAVATYSAFQVKRSRQTNGKIAIKTNSKITPKLEIPYQVNILQGTIAYSVSKTRFFVGKPPFVPVTRKLPITNTFSFTMVIYDAVFSPEVDGIFSVVNFSKPVRIPPEDTVAPFYIQFIANGSDIAFSTVLRVYTNASIFTVPIHCYNGKLKYAVGGLEEDVVDYGTVGTAENRTKLLKIFNYNPIEVTIHRIDCNLEFGRIKLLESKAINDSKLDRGNNTPSTSLDDLVVKDQLANDGKVSVKAGFVTHFSVEVSVPKQEGKYISEIKMDTDYETLHIPVHLKSMDGKIVSSPPTVIFYPGFPGVIVNCSLTIVSTFSNTLKLLSVHHPSDNQFSFQPTSPYVQLLPYQKIEIGHLFYDPSKGCKNHCYTGIEEEEKWLSSFALTLDVGELDAHFIEKNQKKFSSLERSGNNKVNVSFTVDTDVVKGFQIPAEARLSWPSFTFDKPVQFPLTHVGNSSIKVFMLQNPADVPIVVQVVPLNLYPQGVWDILADRFDSETHEFDPDESTFSIPTNETDSLIPPLSLLNSRTPPAPGTLVAVVKPRSAVGIPVQFEPKDELLRTSLMLIRNNLTVLDGIVVQGQGARGEFTLNGKRPGSHSTLLFEIKPSQLVDCHRAAPRGRPLSSLSVMKTVTATNPGQLAVFISSLLVSGYECGGYGFKIMNCKSFILKPNASRKIEITFTPDFSMSRVTRKLEVSTALGRVMEFTLVATIPAHLLPLCSSAFGRNSWEPIVQIVAAVLMAVLFLVIMIAAYAEARRLVFLSHPEVQLLQMKEEERGPVFDLNAIAGVKKHKIPFGGEPSAGQKKPKRENDAIREATPLTSERPSSSCESTVASLAHNSSTNNNIKTATASGTRHETNAMRSRSTKNEVSIKTAACSLEQAVSKGRRLTFPPLENKTLSATRDIKSKNAASVRVVTDVSGNSNRKITELKKPEQKLVEETRKSEGKNRSCPESLNDEIISVVIPSKWDSASKKDLKDTKEGKGKQKRKLKAVSKKEEKDKTPKIRGNLAAKSRDEEGTFSDDSCSDGSSDKCVSEVRTQQFTKVVSRTRQGSLPNIQLVSSKEPQTSSKPTAEVVDSGKDKGKRNKSATLETTGGKAKKGEVQLTSGVGRPRNLEVSLKNQDTASKQSSNANSPNSSKASEIRQHPGATSPHAIAAAVMSLALGKNMQGSSKQNSFDEQDLSKCKAYTKSSALSSTLSSDSSSPAPSSLSSGSSRSSSYSSMVSSESSSGGEQVKAAGAKGSNVRVKGTKSIPLDGGQVPPWTTAGASKPSGELGLGNPRRSPWSVPPDSSRRPVRERPDRVTSSTYLQASRPSLLENQPFHRNTLKKQPVSLEEKVRPYDFKDLGWSDSRGFLNGRSIAWNNADRCCSNPDSLFSASSRPADEQFNGKSTWQSNNWVNFLDASKVNDSAVTSNKTMAEIWDVGQSPGDSDGWSVYPSVAQAQPTSSEADAVDALFSQMPSYWSGPCSGRESPFSSQEARWAPPSDVSSIWGSGYHAPCSAAEPLPSSSGASFVSYPVQPPQKQDSPIQPSFEHLGSLGSSIWNPSGVTSSWSPTSE